The following is a genomic window from bacterium.
AAATACGGCCGAAATTTCTAATAATGGCGTGGATGATGACGGCAATGGCTTGATTGACGATCTCATCGGGTTTGATTTTGCCGATAACGATGCTAATCCAATTGACCTCGATGGTCACGGCACAGGAACAGCGGGGATCTCTGCGGCACGTGGGAATGACGGCTATGGAATGACGGGCGTTTCGTGGCAATCGAAAATTATTCCGCTCAAAGTTTTTTCTGACAATGGGCAAGGTTTTCTTTCGGCCGTATTGCAGTCGATCAACTATGTCATTCATTTAAAATCTACGGGTAAGGCCAATATCGCGCTACTAAATATGTCCTTTGGTTACCAGGGCTATTCCAAAGCCATCGAAAATGCCTTTGCTGCACTTGATGCCTACGGAATCGTAGCTATTGCTGCAGCCGGCAACGAAGCAGTTAATAATGATTCGAGCCGCCATGCGCTTTATCCTGCTAGTTTCGACTTACCAAATATGATCTCAGTCGCAGCGAGCACCGAGAATGGCACTTTGGCATCCTTTAGCAATTACGGCTTGCGTTCGGTTGACCTTGCTGCCCCGGGAACGAACATCGCAATGCCGGTGCCGCTGAGCTATGGTTGGCAGACTCCATTTGGGCTCGCCGATGGCACTTCATTTTCGGCACCGATTGTTTCAGGCGTTGTCGCCCATATGCTTTCCCAGAATCCAGGCCTTACTCCATTACAAATCCGGGCGATTTTAAATAAAACGGTGACCCAAACTCCATCATTTCAAGGTAAAACTGTATCAGCTGGGGTTGTCAACGCTTCCAGGGCAGTGCAAGCATCAGTTAATCTTCCACTTGCTCGGGTCACCGGCAAGAGCACTGCGCGCGTTGGTCGACGCAACAAGAATTTAGCGGGAGTGAAGGTGCGACTTGTCAGCGAAGATGGGCGCCTTGCTTATGAAACAAAGACAAATAGCTCTGGGCGCTATACTTTCAGCAACATCCCGCCAGGAAACTATTATTTAAGTCCATCACGAAGAAACTATCGTTTTACCCGTTCGAACTACACAACCGGCGATATTATGGGTGGCACAGTTGAGGTTAAATTCTCAGCACGTCGGCGCCGTTAGACAATTTGGCCCTATCCTCGCCCGCACTTGGCAATTTCATCAGAAACTGGCATTTAGTATTTTTAAGTTGTTCTCTGTCATTTCCTAAACTCTAGGATCGTCTATTTCGAGTAGAAGATTTATTTCCCGATTGTTAGGACGGTTGCTGCATAGCTACGTTCTCGCAATTGGGATGACATGTATCAAGGTTTTACCGATCGCATTGTATCTAGAAATTACGGCATCAAATTCATCTTGTAGCGATTTGAGTTTTTCCGCGAATTCAGGACGAAAAATTCAAACCGCCGCAAGGTGACGCCACGCTAACCCCATAGAGGGTGAGTGGCGGGAGAGCATCATTATGTCTGAAGAAATACAAGAAAAATTTGACCCTAAAGCTACCCTGCGCCAAGCAGTTGAGTTCGTTGCCAAGCATGCTGACGGATACCCAACAGTCGAGGGCCAGCCGCATCTGGCGAGCTTGCTTCGAAGCGTCAAAAAGGCGATCGAGGGAAATCTCAAAATCGTCGAGGACCAAGCAACTCAAGGCGATTTTCCCAACCAGGCGACAACGCTGATGTTTGCCCTCGAAGGAATTATCGCGCGCGTCTCAAGTTACAGCCCGCTTAACGACTGGCTTAGAGTCGATACGGAACAGCAAGAGGCTTTTATTCTCCAATGTCAGCACGTTGTTGAATACCTGCGCAAACTCCACGCCTTTCTCAATGAAAAAGTTGAGCAAGGTTGGGTCGGCAAAGGCGGCGGCACGCCCGGTATCGGATGAATACCTTGCAAGGGCCGGAGGATTTACTTTCTTCGGCCCTCAAGGCCATTTTTACTTAGCGTTTATCGCTGTCATCTCAATCTTTCACTATTTGAAATAATACCTTTCTCTATTCTTCTCGTAATATGTTAAAAATGCTCCATGATAAAATCACTCTATAAAGCTCATCCTTGGCACGGCGTTTCAATTGGGGAGAAAGCCCCCGAAGTGCTTAATGCCTATATTGAAATGATTCCAACTGACACAGTCAAATACGAAATCGACAAAGAAACCGGACATTTAAAAATCGACCGTCCGCAAAAATATTCTAACTATTGTCCAGCACTCTATGGATTTATTCCACGCACATATTGCGGAGAGAGGATTGGCAATTTCGCTTCGACTAAAACTAACCGCCCTAGCATTCAAGGCGACGGTGACCCAATGGATATTTGCGTGCTCACAGAGCGCACCGTGCAACATGGCGATATTTTAGTGCGCGCTGTTCCTATCGGCGGCTTTAGAATGCTTGATAACAACAAGGCAGACGATAAAATCATTGCCGTACTTTACGAAGATAACGTCTACGGCAAGTATCGCACCTTGAGTGAATGTCCAGCGAATTTAATTGACCGGCTCAAGCATTATTTTTTGACTTACAAAGAATTTCCGCGTGATGAAAAACGTGTGGTGGAAATTACGCACATTTATGATGTAAGCGAAGCTCATGAAGTGATTCAGGCTAGCGTTGAGGATTATAATTCGTCGATTGCAAAGTCCTGAGATCCGCTTTCAAATCACACTTGAGCAAAATAGTTGCTTAGGCTTGAACTTGAACTTCCTCTAATCCTGCTTCAATTCTCACAACAAGATCATCGGCTAAGTATCATGATTGCATGGTTGTCACGTAGTCAGTCTAAGAAAAAGAATAAGTTCAAGCCTAAGCTGAAGAATTTCCGTCACTTGCAATCACAGCCTAGTTCTAAGCCTAAAGCTAACACTTAGCTCGCTACTACTTCTAGTTTCTTTTCCGTAAGCTTACTGTCACAAGCTGGCCTTGCAACAGTAAGCAAACCCACTTGATTAAAGTGGGTTTGCTAATTGAGTAAAATCTAAAAAGTAATCACTTCTTTTTGATCTTAATCTTTGTCTTTACTTCCGGGCTTAGATTACCAGCGTTGTCAGTTGCATGTAGCTTTAAACTATACGATCCAATCGCCCGTGGTCGAAGCTTAACTTCATAAATACCCGACCCAACATATTTGGCCGCTACGCGATTAATTTTCTTACAACCAGAACCTAATTTTCTGCACTCTGCTTTACTCATTTGATAGAGTGCTCGTCCAATCACGCGCGCAATGCCGAGCGAATAGCCCGGATCAATTGCTCGATAGCGCAGACTACATGAGCCAACCTTGCAATCAGCAGAAAGAAAAGATAGTTCAGGCGCCCTAATATCATTGATCACGACACGGTAAGACCAATCTGAATCAGCAGACACTTCACCTCCACCATTACTTGCTGTTACTCGACAAGAAATAAACTTCCCAAGAAGATTTTCGACGATAGTTAATTGTGCCTGGTTTTGGCCATCAATTTTGGCCTCTTCAGAATTTTCATCATCTTGAAACCAGCTGTAGGTAAATTGGATATTTTCGCCAGTCCATGCACCGGAATCACACGTCAAAGTTTCTCCGACATATGGGTCGCCGAATAATGTAACATCAGTTTCAAGATATGGAGCTGGTGGTGGAAATGTATAGACCCAGTCGCTGTAGGCCGCGATACGCGTATAAACACCGTAGGCAAATGAACTTGCACAACCAAATCCCCAACTTGTGATACCTGCTATTTTCCATGATCCATTGCCATCAGGCACAACCAATGGGCCTCCGGAGTCGCCATTACAGGTATCAACTCCATTTAATTCGCCTGGATCGGATAAAATTCCAGCGCAAAGATGTTTTTGCGGATTGAAAAATCGGCCAATACTATCACGACAGGTAGTATCATCTTTGATCGGAATTAGTGCTTGCTGCAGCGTATCTGGCAAAACTGGATAGTCTGGATTTTTTGTCCCCCACCCTAAAATCGTTGAAATTGTTCCAGCTGTCCATAAGGATTCATCGCCACTTTCGACCAAGGGCACTGCCGGATATGCTACAGGATTTTCAAGCTTGACTAAGGCAATATCATTAATCTTAAGATAGCTGTCATATAATGGATGCACTGAAATACCCGAAACATTCTCGATTGTTCCATTTTCATTGCTCAACGTCGTGCGTCCGACAAGAACCTGGATGTCGCTTGGCCGAGCCCACGCGACACAGTGCCCTGCTGTTACAACATATTGCGGCGCAATTAGTGCGGCCCCGCAAAAGTGCGCATAGAATGGATTTGTTCCTTTATAAGAGATACTGGCCATCCACGGATACTCACCCTCCGGAGCATTTGACCCATTGATGATAAATGCTCCCCGGTCAGCAACCGCTGCGGATGCTCCACAGAATGCAAAAAAAGCTGCAAGAATTAATCGAAAAGTCCTATTTTTTAGCATATACCCCCCTTACTGCTTGGCGATAGTTAGATGTGCTTATTGCACATCTAACTTCCCAACGCAAACGTTCCCCCTTATGTTTTTCTCAATAAACTTTAAGAGTGGTTTACTGAACTATATCTAGTTTCTTCTTCCGTGAGCTTTCCGTCACAAGCTGGCCGCAAGCGGCAGCAATATCCTGCCCTTTGGACCAACGAATCGTCGCGTTCATTCCCTTAGAAAGTAGCGTTTCTTGCCAGAGTCCAATGCGGTCTCGGTCGGGCGGATAAAAACCCAGACCTGTATTTTCGTTATAAGGAATCAAATTAATCTTTGAAGGAATATCACGCAACAATCCAGGCAAACGCTTGAGGTCTGCATCAGTGTCATTGACATCTTTCAAGAGCACATATTCAATCGTGATACGCTTGCCCGCCTTAAGCGGAAAACGCCTGAGCGCGCCGAGCAATGTCTCCAGTGGCCATTTCTTATTAATCGGAATTAATTTCTCGCGCACTTCATCAGTCGTAGCGTTGAGAGAAATCGCCAGATTTGCTGGGATATTTTCCTCCCCAAAACGATCAATTGCTGGCACAAGTCCAGAGGTAGAAATTGTTACTTTGCGTGATGAGAAATTATGCCCGAGGTTATCATTCAAAAGTCGTGCAGCTTCAAAGACATTTTCGACATTATGCAAAGGCTCGCCCATGCCCATAAAAACGATATTGGAAAAAGAATCCCTTTCCGGGTCATCCCCGCGCTCGACCACATCATCCTGCACAGCTAAAACTTGGCCAATAATTTCTGCAGCAGTCAGATTACGCGTCAGACCCATCGTTCCAGTCATGCAAAAACGGCAACCAATCGCACAACCAACCTGTGAAGAAATGCAAAGGGTGTTACGCTTTTCTTGCTTGATAAAAACACTTTCAACCTGCATGCCATCGGTAAGCTTAAACAGATATTTGCGTGAGCCATCCTTAGAAAGCAGCACTTCGGCCTTTTCCGGCCGGGAAATCAGGCACTTTTCCTTTAATTCTTCGCGAAGTTTTTTTGAAAAATCCGTCATCGCATCAAAGTCGGTAACGCGCTGACGATGAATCCATTGAATCATTTGACGCGAGCGATAAGCTGGGACTTGGAAGTTTGTCGATAAGTACTCACCGAGCTTAGCCCGCGACAAACCAGTAATGTCAGTTTTTTCAGTATTCATAGTTGCTTCAACGATACTACTATTTCTTTTTCAGCTTAGGCTTAACCCTACGCTTACGCCAAATGGGAAGGGTAAGGGAAAGTTCAAGCCTAAGCCTAAGTTTTCCTCGCAAGCCGATCTGTTGAATTAAAGAAAACGACTAACAATATAATTGCGAGCGAATTACAACAGAGAAAAAATCCCCGCAACGACGTATTTAGCCAAAATCACACTTAAAACTCTGGGAAGAAAAATTGGATTTCCTTGCGTGCGTTTTCCAAACTATCTGAACCGTGCACAGTATTGGCATCGATACTGGTCGCAAAATCCGCCCGGATTGTTCCTGGAGCTGCCTCTTTCGGGTTAGTTGCACCCATAATTTCACGGTTAAGCGCGACAGCATTTTCGCCTTCAAGCACGCTGACCACCACAGGACCAGAAGTCATAAATTCAACTAAGTCTTTAAAGAATGGACGCTCGCGGTGAATATCATAAAATGATCCCGCCAGGTCCTTAGAAAGTGTCAGCATTTTTGTAGCAGCAATTTTCAGACCGCGATCTTCAAAACGAGTAAAAATCTTACCGATCACGTTCTTTTTAACGCCATCTGGTTTAATAATTGAGAGTGTTCTTTCAGTAGCCATTTTCCTTCCTTTCTATTCTTTTTGAGGCGCATTATTATACCAGTTTGCAAAAAGATTCTGAATAAAATCACGATTTTTGCAAACCGGTATAATAGTTGTGTCGGAGACGCAACTAGCCAATTAATAGCGTTCCCCTCCATTAAAAACATGCAGATGCAAAGTTCATACATATAGAAGGACTGCGTTTTGCGTTTTGTAGCTCAGATATGATGTTTGCTACAAAATACGAATATTTACGGGGAAAGCTATAATCTTTTTTGTCATAATCGGCAAGTATGGTTCAAAAAACTCATAAATGTTAGAAACTTAA
Proteins encoded in this region:
- a CDS encoding S8 family serine peptidase gives rise to the protein MHSLNHRLKITTLIAAALINFSLTNPSFADEIKRYIVFKNQSRSVLAATSQRILAQAQERTTLAHLSSEIVSITAEQASALAGDANVTEVIADREIKLVRDPNDPLYINGYQWGLSQINAQGLWDSSTNTSSVVIANLDTGVDYTHPDLAPSIWRNTAEISNNGVDDDGNGLIDDLIGFDFADNDANPIDLDGHGTGTAGISAARGNDGYGMTGVSWQSKIIPLKVFSDNGQGFLSAVLQSINYVIHLKSTGKANIALLNMSFGYQGYSKAIENAFAALDAYGIVAIAAAGNEAVNNDSSRHALYPASFDLPNMISVAASTENGTLASFSNYGLRSVDLAAPGTNIAMPVPLSYGWQTPFGLADGTSFSAPIVSGVVAHMLSQNPGLTPLQIRAILNKTVTQTPSFQGKTVSAGVVNASRAVQASVNLPLARVTGKSTARVGRRNKNLAGVKVRLVSEDGRLAYETKTNSSGRYTFSNIPPGNYYLSPSRRNYRFTRSNYTTGDIMGGTVEVKFSARRRR
- a CDS encoding inorganic pyrophosphatase, with amino-acid sequence MIKSLYKAHPWHGVSIGEKAPEVLNAYIEMIPTDTVKYEIDKETGHLKIDRPQKYSNYCPALYGFIPRTYCGERIGNFASTKTNRPSIQGDGDPMDICVLTERTVQHGDILVRAVPIGGFRMLDNNKADDKIIAVLYEDNVYGKYRTLSECPANLIDRLKHYFLTYKEFPRDEKRVVEITHIYDVSEAHEVIQASVEDYNSSIAKS
- a CDS encoding serine protease, which encodes MLKNRTFRLILAAFFAFCGASAAVADRGAFIINGSNAPEGEYPWMASISYKGTNPFYAHFCGAALIAPQYVVTAGHCVAWARPSDIQVLVGRTTLSNENGTIENVSGISVHPLYDSYLKINDIALVKLENPVAYPAVPLVESGDESLWTAGTISTILGWGTKNPDYPVLPDTLQQALIPIKDDTTCRDSIGRFFNPQKHLCAGILSDPGELNGVDTCNGDSGGPLVVPDGNGSWKIAGITSWGFGCASSFAYGVYTRIAAYSDWVYTFPPPAPYLETDVTLFGDPYVGETLTCDSGAWTGENIQFTYSWFQDDENSEEAKIDGQNQAQLTIVENLLGKFISCRVTASNGGGEVSADSDWSYRVVINDIRAPELSFLSADCKVGSCSLRYRAIDPGYSLGIARVIGRALYQMSKAECRKLGSGCKKINRVAAKYVGSGIYEVKLRPRAIGSYSLKLHATDNAGNLSPEVKTKIKIKKK
- the rlmN gene encoding 23S rRNA (adenine(2503)-C(2))-methyltransferase RlmN — encoded protein: MNTEKTDITGLSRAKLGEYLSTNFQVPAYRSRQMIQWIHRQRVTDFDAMTDFSKKLREELKEKCLISRPEKAEVLLSKDGSRKYLFKLTDGMQVESVFIKQEKRNTLCISSQVGCAIGCRFCMTGTMGLTRNLTAAEIIGQVLAVQDDVVERGDDPERDSFSNIVFMGMGEPLHNVENVFEAARLLNDNLGHNFSSRKVTISTSGLVPAIDRFGEENIPANLAISLNATTDEVREKLIPINKKWPLETLLGALRRFPLKAGKRITIEYVLLKDVNDTDADLKRLPGLLRDIPSKINLIPYNENTGLGFYPPDRDRIGLWQETLLSKGMNATIRWSKGQDIAAACGQLVTESSRKKKLDIVQ
- the ndk gene encoding nucleoside-diphosphate kinase — its product is MATERTLSIIKPDGVKKNVIGKIFTRFEDRGLKIAATKMLTLSKDLAGSFYDIHRERPFFKDLVEFMTSGPVVVSVLEGENAVALNREIMGATNPKEAAPGTIRADFATSIDANTVHGSDSLENARKEIQFFFPEF